The Rhizobium leguminosarum bv. trifolii WSM1325 genome has a window encoding:
- a CDS encoding transcriptional regulator, GntR family (PFAM: GntR domain protein; regulatory protein GntR HTH~SMART: regulatory protein GntR HTH~KEGG: ret:RHE_PC00043 AsnC/GntR family transcriptional regulator protein), whose translation MRNDAENVRVRGSGTQSVYVTLRQEILSMALEPGSPLDEVRLSERFRMSRTPIREALLRLAADGLVTTLPNRNTIVATIDFASLPTYFEALTLMYRVTTRGAAQRRNGEIMKTIRRNQKDFADAVAARDAYAMIEANREFHVAIAELAGNSYYTAFFARLLDEGRRILRLYYSTFDDRLPRQYVDEHEEIIAAIEAGDVERADQLAIAHAGQIVRQIQEYIARDLDRPVAISMS comes from the coding sequence ATGCGGAACGACGCGGAAAATGTGCGGGTGCGCGGCTCTGGCACGCAGAGCGTCTATGTGACGCTCAGGCAGGAAATCCTGTCGATGGCGCTGGAACCCGGCAGTCCGCTCGACGAAGTGCGGCTGTCGGAGCGTTTCCGGATGTCGCGGACACCCATTCGAGAGGCGCTGTTGCGGCTCGCCGCCGATGGGCTCGTCACGACGCTGCCGAACAGGAACACGATCGTCGCAACGATCGATTTCGCAAGCCTGCCCACCTATTTCGAAGCGCTGACGCTGATGTACCGGGTGACGACGCGCGGCGCGGCGCAACGGCGAAACGGCGAGATCATGAAGACCATCCGCCGGAATCAGAAGGACTTCGCCGATGCCGTTGCCGCGCGCGATGCCTATGCGATGATCGAGGCCAACCGCGAATTTCACGTCGCGATCGCTGAACTAGCCGGCAATTCCTATTACACGGCCTTCTTCGCCAGGCTGCTCGACGAGGGCCGCCGCATCCTGCGCCTTTACTACTCGACATTCGACGACCGCCTGCCGCGCCAGTATGTCGACGAACACGAGGAGATCATCGCCGCAATCGAGGCCGGTGACGTCGAGCGGGCCGACCAACTGGCGATCGCCCACGCCGGGCAGATCGTCCGCCAGATCCAGGAATATATTGCCCGCGACCTCGACCGGCCGGTGGCGATCAGCATGTCCTGA
- a CDS encoding dihydrodipicolinate synthetase (PFAM: dihydrodipicolinate synthetase~KEGG: ret:RHE_PC00042 dihydrodipicolinate synthetase protein), giving the protein MTTGWKGVFPAVTTQFNDDLSVDLPSTQRVQDALVNDGVNGLIVMGTCGENNSLDPEEKRTILKAAVEVVNGRVPVVTGVSEFDTRRAVAYARDAEKLGADGLMLLPAMVYVPKPEELIAHFRTVAEATSLPIMLYNNPPAYRVNIGADVLKVLADVPNIKAVKESAPDPRRFTDLINEFGDRFDIFAGLDDVALEGLMLGAKGWVSGLTSAFPQESVQLVAAAERGDWEEARKIYRWFMPLLHLDAEHDLVQSIKLAEQIMGRGSERVRMPRLPLSGARRAEVTAMVEKAAATRPSKIRQAA; this is encoded by the coding sequence ATGACCACAGGATGGAAGGGCGTATTTCCCGCCGTAACGACACAGTTCAACGATGATCTTTCCGTTGATCTGCCCTCGACCCAGCGCGTCCAGGACGCGCTTGTAAACGATGGCGTCAACGGACTGATCGTCATGGGCACATGCGGCGAGAACAATTCGCTGGACCCCGAGGAGAAGCGCACGATCTTGAAAGCTGCCGTCGAGGTCGTCAACGGCCGCGTTCCCGTGGTGACGGGCGTGTCCGAATTCGACACGCGCCGTGCCGTCGCCTATGCTCGCGACGCCGAAAAACTCGGCGCCGACGGGCTGATGCTGCTGCCGGCCATGGTTTATGTGCCGAAGCCCGAAGAGCTGATCGCGCATTTCCGTACCGTCGCCGAAGCGACCTCGCTGCCGATCATGCTCTACAACAACCCGCCGGCCTACCGCGTCAACATCGGCGCCGATGTGCTGAAGGTGCTTGCCGATGTGCCAAACATCAAGGCGGTCAAGGAAAGCGCGCCGGATCCGCGCCGCTTCACCGATCTCATCAATGAATTCGGCGATCGTTTCGATATCTTCGCAGGTCTCGACGACGTGGCGCTTGAAGGCCTGATGCTCGGCGCCAAGGGCTGGGTCTCGGGCTTGACCAGCGCCTTCCCGCAGGAATCCGTACAACTCGTTGCCGCCGCCGAACGCGGCGACTGGGAAGAGGCCCGCAAGATCTATCGCTGGTTCATGCCGCTTCTGCACCTCGATGCCGAACACGACCTCGTGCAGTCGATCAAGCTTGCCGAGCAGATCATGGGCCGCGGCTCCGAGCGCGTTCGCATGCCGCGCCTGCCGCTTTCGGGCGCCCGACGCGCCGAAGTCACCGCGATGGTCGAGAAGGCCGCTGCCACGCGTCCTTCGAAGATCCGCCAGGCTGCCTGA
- a CDS encoding ABC transporter related (PFAM: ABC transporter related; TOBE domain protein; Transport-associated OB domain protein~SMART: AAA ATPase~KEGG: smd:Smed_2142 ABC transporter related) — protein MARLELKSIVKSYGIYEAVRGISLDIEDNEFVVFVGPSGCGKSTTLRMIAGLEHITGGEIVIGDQVVNRLGPGKRDIAMVFQNYALYPHMTVRENISFCLEQQKLAKSEIDARIIRAAETLHISELLGRRPGQLSGGQRQRVAMGRAIVRNPKVFLFDEPLSNLDAKLRVQMRTEIKRLHQLLPTTTVYVTHDQVEAMTMADRVVVMNGGIIEQAGPPQALYHRPVSQFVAGFIGSPSMNFLSATLLSGDKGLVVKLTDGSELPVPKARAGDYASHAGKSVVFGIRPESITDRQARPGYADIEAKIDLVEPLGPETMVYFGIGEASLCACIDPESGPRPMSTMPLSFNMNQMHLFDPATGRSLALA, from the coding sequence ATGGCACGGCTGGAACTCAAGAGCATCGTCAAATCCTATGGCATCTACGAGGCCGTGCGCGGCATCAGCCTTGACATCGAAGACAATGAATTCGTCGTTTTCGTGGGTCCGTCGGGATGCGGAAAATCGACGACATTGCGCATGATCGCGGGTCTCGAACACATCACCGGCGGTGAGATCGTGATCGGCGACCAGGTCGTCAACCGGCTTGGCCCGGGCAAACGCGATATCGCCATGGTCTTTCAGAACTACGCGCTCTATCCGCACATGACGGTGCGGGAGAATATTTCGTTCTGCCTGGAGCAGCAGAAGCTCGCCAAGAGCGAGATTGACGCCCGTATCATCAGGGCGGCGGAAACCCTGCATATCAGCGAGCTGCTCGGCCGGCGCCCGGGCCAGCTTTCGGGCGGCCAGCGCCAGCGCGTCGCGATGGGGCGCGCGATCGTGCGGAACCCGAAAGTCTTTCTCTTCGACGAGCCGTTGTCCAACCTCGATGCCAAGCTTCGCGTACAGATGCGCACGGAGATCAAGCGGCTGCACCAGCTGTTGCCGACGACGACCGTCTACGTCACGCACGACCAGGTCGAGGCGATGACCATGGCGGATCGTGTCGTGGTGATGAATGGTGGCATCATCGAACAGGCGGGACCGCCGCAGGCGCTCTATCATCGGCCCGTCAGCCAGTTCGTCGCCGGCTTCATCGGCTCACCGTCGATGAATTTCCTGTCGGCGACGCTGCTATCAGGAGACAAGGGTCTCGTCGTCAAACTGACTGACGGCAGCGAGCTTCCGGTGCCGAAGGCGCGCGCCGGCGACTATGCCAGCCATGCCGGTAAATCAGTCGTGTTCGGGATCAGGCCGGAATCGATCACCGACCGCCAGGCCCGTCCTGGTTATGCCGACATCGAAGCTAAGATCGATCTTGTGGAACCACTCGGGCCGGAGACCATGGTCTATTTCGGCATCGGCGAGGCAAGTCTTTGCGCCTGCATCGATCCCGAGAGCGGGCCCAGGCCGATGTCGACGATGCCGCTCTCGTTCAACATGAACCAGATGCATCTGTTCGATCCGGCGACCGGCCGGTCGCTGGCGCTTGCCTGA
- a CDS encoding protein of unknown function DUF1680 (PFAM: protein of unknown function DUF1680~KEGG: smd:Smed_2143 protein of unknown function DUF1680): MTSSPRFQPARAAGRQRYRPADHSSVVFRGGFWQSWTETVRNVTIPTQHKRLEEEGFLEVLDFDKPAGPLVRPIQPSGLSMQHFFDSDFGKWIEAASYTLKAHPNAALETKIDAIVEKLEKGQMADGYLNSWFIRREPDRRWTNLRDLHEMYSMGHLLEGAVAYYEATGKRRFLDVMIRAVDHIIETFGAEPGKLRGYDAHEEIELALVKLYRVTGDPRHLKLATYFVDERGRMPSYYDEEARKRGESPEDYVYKTYAYSQAHLPVRDQHQVVGHAVRAMYLFSAMADLSRENDDPTLKEACDRLFDNLVSRQLYVTGGLGPSASNEGFTREFDLPNETAYAETCAAVALGFWSHRMAQVDLDSKFTDRLETVLYNGALSGISRDGERYFYENVLESHGQHRRWKWHYCPCCPTNIARFITSLGQYFYSTDDHQLAVHLYGTNSAELTVGDSFVRLIQKTQYPWDGDISLRFAVERPSRFQLRLRIPGWCRQAQISVNGVAVDLDQCVTKGYAAISREWRNGDEVRIGFSMPVERIYAHPAVSEDGGRVALRRGPVVYCIEETDLGGEPQRLRLPASEEISARYDASLLGGATVLEGTALEADISDWQNALYRTARPALKERPFTAIPYHLWANREPGAMAIWLHEV; this comes from the coding sequence ATGACCAGCTCACCTCGTTTTCAACCGGCACGCGCTGCGGGACGGCAGCGATACAGGCCCGCCGACCATTCCAGTGTCGTGTTCCGTGGCGGTTTCTGGCAGAGCTGGACGGAGACGGTTCGCAACGTCACCATCCCGACACAGCACAAGCGGCTGGAAGAGGAGGGCTTCCTCGAGGTGCTCGATTTTGACAAGCCGGCCGGGCCGCTGGTGCGCCCGATCCAGCCGAGCGGACTGTCGATGCAGCATTTCTTCGATTCCGATTTCGGCAAATGGATCGAGGCCGCAAGTTACACGCTGAAGGCTCACCCGAATGCGGCGCTCGAAACGAAGATCGATGCTATCGTCGAAAAACTCGAGAAAGGGCAGATGGCAGATGGCTACCTCAACAGCTGGTTCATTCGCCGCGAGCCGGACAGGCGTTGGACCAATCTGCGCGACCTGCACGAGATGTATTCGATGGGCCATCTGCTGGAGGGGGCCGTCGCCTATTACGAGGCGACTGGAAAGCGTCGCTTCCTCGATGTGATGATCCGCGCAGTCGACCATATCATCGAAACCTTCGGTGCCGAACCCGGAAAGCTCAGAGGTTATGACGCCCATGAGGAAATCGAGTTGGCGCTGGTCAAGCTCTACCGGGTGACGGGCGATCCGCGGCATCTGAAGCTTGCGACCTATTTCGTCGACGAACGTGGGCGAATGCCCTCATATTACGACGAGGAGGCTCGCAAGCGCGGCGAGAGCCCTGAGGATTACGTCTACAAGACATATGCCTATAGTCAGGCCCATTTGCCGGTGCGCGATCAGCACCAGGTCGTCGGCCACGCGGTTCGCGCCATGTACCTGTTTTCTGCGATGGCGGATCTCTCCCGTGAGAACGACGATCCGACATTGAAGGAGGCCTGCGACCGGCTTTTCGACAATCTGGTCAGCCGCCAGCTCTACGTGACCGGTGGCCTTGGCCCGTCGGCATCCAATGAAGGGTTCACCCGCGAATTCGACCTGCCGAACGAGACGGCTTACGCCGAGACATGCGCGGCCGTCGCGCTCGGCTTCTGGAGCCATCGCATGGCGCAGGTCGATCTCGACAGCAAGTTCACCGACAGGCTGGAAACGGTGCTTTACAATGGCGCGCTTTCCGGCATCTCGCGCGACGGCGAGCGTTATTTCTATGAGAACGTCCTTGAAAGCCACGGGCAGCACCGCCGGTGGAAATGGCATTACTGCCCCTGCTGCCCGACAAACATCGCCCGTTTCATCACGTCGCTCGGCCAATATTTCTATTCGACTGATGATCATCAGCTCGCCGTCCATCTCTACGGCACCAATTCCGCCGAGCTGACAGTCGGCGACAGCTTCGTGCGCCTGATCCAGAAGACGCAATATCCCTGGGATGGCGACATCAGCCTGCGGTTCGCCGTCGAGCGGCCAAGCCGGTTTCAGCTTCGTCTTCGGATCCCCGGATGGTGCAGGCAGGCGCAAATCTCGGTCAACGGCGTTGCCGTCGATCTCGATCAATGCGTGACGAAGGGTTATGCCGCAATATCAAGGGAATGGCGCAATGGTGACGAGGTGCGCATCGGCTTCTCGATGCCGGTCGAGCGCATCTACGCGCATCCTGCCGTCTCCGAAGACGGCGGGCGCGTCGCGCTGCGGCGCGGGCCTGTCGTCTATTGCATCGAGGAGACGGACCTCGGCGGCGAGCCGCAGCGGCTCCGCCTGCCGGCATCTGAGGAAATTTCTGCCCGTTACGATGCCTCGCTTCTCGGCGGAGCGACCGTCCTCGAAGGCACCGCGCTCGAAGCCGATATATCCGATTGGCAGAATGCGCTCTATCGCACCGCGCGCCCCGCGCTGAAGGAGCGGCCTTTCACCGCGATCCCCTATCACCTCTGGGCCAATCGCGAGCCCGGAGCGATGGCGATCTGGTTGCACGAGGTCTAG
- a CDS encoding binding-protein-dependent transport systems inner membrane component (PFAM: binding-protein-dependent transport systems inner membrane component~KEGG: smd:Smed_2144 binding-protein-dependent transport systems inner membrane component): protein MERLNHNLAGKPASERLGYLAFVLTACVFAVFFVMPIIWSFANSFKPAAAALADPAALFSKAFSLENYRRLEHVGAGWYVYAGNSVLIAAGTVILTVLVAVPAGYGFSKFRFPGQSLLFVLIMATMMIPFQSILTPLFLILKFLHLQNSLLGLVLIYVTFQLPFSVFMMRNAFDAVPKALIEAARIDGASQATILRRIMLPIALPGVATVAMFAFLNSWNEFLAALIFLSDQNKFTLPIMLVNVSSGIYGIIDWGALQAGIAVTMVPCILLFLLLQRYYVRGLTAGAVK from the coding sequence ATGGAGCGGCTCAACCACAATCTCGCAGGGAAGCCGGCGAGCGAGCGGCTCGGTTATCTCGCCTTCGTTCTGACGGCATGCGTCTTTGCCGTCTTCTTCGTGATGCCGATCATCTGGTCTTTCGCCAATTCCTTCAAGCCCGCGGCCGCAGCACTTGCCGATCCGGCAGCGCTTTTCTCGAAAGCCTTCTCGCTTGAAAACTACCGTCGCCTCGAGCATGTCGGCGCCGGCTGGTACGTCTATGCCGGCAATTCGGTGCTGATCGCTGCCGGAACGGTGATCCTGACGGTGCTCGTCGCGGTGCCGGCGGGATACGGTTTTTCGAAGTTCCGCTTTCCCGGCCAATCGCTGCTCTTCGTGCTGATCATGGCAACGATGATGATCCCCTTTCAGTCGATCCTGACGCCGCTTTTCCTGATCCTGAAATTCCTCCACCTGCAAAACAGCCTTCTCGGGCTGGTGCTGATCTACGTGACGTTCCAGCTACCCTTTTCCGTCTTCATGATGCGCAACGCCTTCGACGCGGTGCCAAAGGCGCTGATCGAAGCGGCGCGGATAGACGGTGCGTCGCAGGCGACGATCCTGCGCCGGATCATGCTGCCGATCGCGCTTCCCGGTGTTGCCACCGTTGCCATGTTCGCCTTCCTGAACTCCTGGAATGAATTCCTTGCCGCCCTCATCTTTCTGTCCGACCAGAACAAGTTCACGCTGCCGATCATGCTGGTCAATGTTTCGTCGGGCATCTATGGCATCATCGACTGGGGCGCGCTTCAGGCCGGCATAGCCGTGACCATGGTCCCCTGCATCCTGCTTTTCCTTCTCTTGCAACGATATTACGTGCGCGGCCTGACGGCCGGCGCCGTGAAGTAA
- a CDS encoding binding-protein-dependent transport systems inner membrane component (PFAM: binding-protein-dependent transport systems inner membrane component~KEGG: smd:Smed_2145 binding-protein-dependent transport systems inner membrane component), whose amino-acid sequence MVSSTLRSRRRAIATGEAEPKGWLGLAFILPGLLFIVVLFLVPLVMTVWMSFYNWPLLGRTKFIGLSNYAELIGDTQLWHSLGFTLLYTVLVTVAIFLVAFPLALLVDRPLRIAGFFRTIYFMPVVIGFGAASTLWMWLLNPDSGVFAQLLRGAGIIDSAPRPLESFWPALGVVILMVVWKTAGFTMIILLTGLQSISNDVIEAARIDGASVWSRFRRITLPLMRNSVVLALVLNVTSSMLAFDQFFIITQGGPENSTISAVFSIYLASFSSYRLGYGSAISFALLVVLVAISAIQFVLLRQRPEEG is encoded by the coding sequence GTGGTATCCTCGACACTTCGCAGCCGGAGGCGCGCAATCGCGACCGGAGAAGCCGAGCCAAAGGGTTGGCTTGGTCTTGCCTTCATCCTGCCGGGCTTGCTGTTCATCGTCGTGCTTTTCCTCGTGCCGCTTGTCATGACGGTCTGGATGAGCTTTTACAATTGGCCGCTTCTCGGCCGGACGAAGTTCATCGGCTTGTCCAACTATGCCGAACTGATCGGCGATACCCAGCTCTGGCATTCCCTGGGTTTCACGCTGCTCTACACTGTGCTGGTTACGGTTGCGATCTTCCTGGTGGCCTTTCCTCTGGCGCTGCTCGTCGACCGGCCGCTGCGGATCGCCGGCTTTTTCCGCACGATCTATTTCATGCCCGTCGTCATCGGCTTCGGGGCGGCCTCGACATTGTGGATGTGGCTGCTCAATCCCGATAGCGGCGTCTTTGCGCAGCTGCTACGCGGAGCGGGCATCATCGACAGCGCGCCGAGGCCGCTCGAAAGTTTCTGGCCAGCCCTCGGCGTCGTCATCCTGATGGTCGTCTGGAAAACAGCGGGCTTCACGATGATCATCCTCCTGACCGGCCTTCAGAGCATATCGAACGACGTCATCGAAGCCGCCAGGATCGACGGCGCCAGTGTCTGGAGCCGGTTTCGCCGGATCACGCTGCCTTTGATGAGGAACTCGGTGGTGCTGGCGCTTGTCCTCAACGTCACCTCGTCGATGCTGGCCTTCGACCAGTTCTTCATCATCACCCAGGGCGGCCCTGAGAACAGCACGATCTCGGCGGTCTTCTCGATCTATCTCGCCTCATTCTCATCCTATCGGCTCGGATACGGCTCGGCGATCTCCTTTGCGTTGCTCGTCGTGCTGGTGGCGATCAGCGCCATCCAGTTCGTCCTGCTGCGCCAGCGGCCGGAGGAGGGTTGA
- a CDS encoding extracellular solute-binding protein family 1 (PFAM: extracellular solute-binding protein family 1~KEGG: smd:Smed_2146 extracellular solute-binding protein family 1) — translation MLRLKTTITALALLASSSLAGAEEITLWVRTSSGAVLQGLADKYNAAHSDKVNVTQITAEQMVPKLGAAIAGSAAPDGAVLDLIYLPTFAAADGLEDISDFVKGLPYSSAMSPSHIRLATYDGKIYGVPALPDASIIAYNTDLFTKAGLDPNKAPASMEEVAADAKKIAALGNETYGFYFVANSGSWLIYDFLPHLWAANADVLSDDGRSATVDTPALRETIAAYRDMWKAGAIHPTSRSGNGNNAVEAFASGKVGILMTGSYIVNLLTSKYPDVKFAVAPIPGPKGGESSFAGGDTLSLIKGISDEKKKVALDFVNFYMQPEQQVYITQESGMPSRTDLAAEAYAKFDPRNLVAYNILAKARTPYTFSSDELFVSRTGPFLNLIQGTIFGDDVDGTIAKTQADFTRILERTNPN, via the coding sequence ATGCTTCGACTAAAAACAACGATCACTGCTCTTGCGCTGCTGGCAAGCTCTTCTCTCGCCGGCGCCGAAGAAATCACCCTATGGGTGCGCACGTCGTCCGGCGCCGTCCTTCAGGGACTGGCAGACAAATACAATGCCGCACATTCCGACAAGGTCAATGTCACCCAGATCACGGCGGAGCAGATGGTGCCGAAGCTCGGTGCGGCGATTGCCGGCAGCGCGGCTCCTGATGGCGCCGTGCTCGACCTGATCTATCTCCCGACCTTTGCCGCGGCGGATGGTCTCGAGGATATCTCCGACTTCGTGAAGGGCTTGCCCTATTCCTCCGCGATGAGCCCGTCGCACATCCGTCTTGCCACCTATGACGGCAAGATCTATGGCGTGCCGGCCCTGCCGGATGCCTCGATCATCGCCTATAACACCGATCTCTTCACCAAGGCCGGCCTCGACCCCAACAAGGCGCCGGCATCGATGGAGGAGGTCGCCGCCGATGCCAAGAAGATCGCCGCGCTCGGCAACGAGACCTACGGCTTCTATTTCGTGGCAAATTCGGGAAGCTGGCTGATCTACGACTTCCTGCCGCATCTGTGGGCCGCCAATGCCGATGTGCTGAGCGATGACGGCCGCAGCGCCACGGTCGATACGCCGGCGCTGCGTGAGACCATCGCTGCCTATCGCGATATGTGGAAGGCCGGTGCGATCCACCCGACCTCGCGTTCCGGCAACGGCAACAATGCCGTCGAAGCCTTCGCCTCGGGCAAGGTCGGCATCCTGATGACCGGCTCCTACATCGTCAATCTGCTGACCAGCAAATATCCCGACGTGAAATTCGCCGTTGCGCCGATCCCGGGGCCGAAGGGCGGTGAATCGAGCTTTGCCGGCGGCGATACGCTTTCCCTGATAAAGGGCATCAGCGACGAGAAGAAGAAAGTCGCGCTCGATTTCGTCAATTTCTACATGCAGCCCGAGCAGCAGGTCTATATCACCCAGGAATCGGGGATGCCGTCGCGCACCGACCTCGCAGCGGAAGCCTATGCGAAATTCGATCCGCGCAATCTCGTCGCCTACAATATCCTTGCCAAGGCGCGCACGCCCTACACATTTTCGTCCGACGAACTCTTCGTCAGCCGCACCGGGCCCTTCCTCAACCTGATCCAGGGCACGATCTTCGGTGACGACGTCGACGGAACGATTGCCAAGACGCAGGCCGACTTCACCCGTATCCTTGAACGTACCAATCCGAACTAA
- a CDS encoding transcriptional regulator, LacI family (PFAM: periplasmic binding protein/LacI transcriptional regulator; regulatory protein LacI~SMART: regulatory protein LacI~KEGG: smd:Smed_2147 periplasmic binding protein/LacI transcriptional regulator): protein MKNSGDRRRTIYDVAKAAGVSISTASNALNDTGRTKRETRERVRRVAEEIGFRPNALARGLLSKRSHAIGMLTNDTYGRLTLPMAAGVSEVLVDHGVSVFLCATNNDPRLAQLHLEALLDRQVDGIIFTATRLDLKPPVQLSRLPIPVVYVFAEGPADSVTFFPDDEQGARLAVDHLKELGRSRILHITGPRDYLAARIRAQSYLDACGDGAEAMFGEWSEEWGHEAVQTVFARPGPKPDAIFCGSDEIARGVIDALRDLNVEIPTDVAVVGFDNWEVVARQTRPPLSTIDMELKELGHRAGLAILSLSKGEPVPAGITRLPCRLVVRQSCGSPPQSD from the coding sequence TTGAAGAATAGCGGCGATCGGAGACGGACGATTTACGACGTGGCGAAGGCTGCAGGCGTCAGCATTTCGACGGCGTCGAACGCGCTGAACGACACTGGTCGGACGAAGCGCGAGACACGCGAGCGGGTGCGGCGTGTGGCGGAAGAAATCGGATTTCGGCCCAACGCACTCGCCCGTGGGTTGCTGAGCAAGCGAAGCCATGCGATCGGCATGCTGACCAACGACACCTATGGCAGACTAACGCTGCCGATGGCGGCCGGGGTATCGGAGGTGCTCGTCGATCACGGCGTTTCCGTCTTCCTTTGCGCCACGAACAATGATCCAAGGCTCGCCCAGCTGCACCTGGAGGCGCTTCTTGACCGGCAGGTCGACGGCATCATATTCACCGCGACCCGCCTCGACCTCAAGCCGCCGGTCCAGCTGTCCCGCTTGCCGATACCCGTCGTCTACGTCTTTGCCGAGGGGCCGGCCGACAGCGTCACTTTCTTCCCTGATGACGAACAGGGCGCCCGCCTCGCCGTCGACCACCTGAAAGAACTCGGTCGATCGCGGATCCTGCACATCACCGGGCCGCGGGATTATCTCGCCGCTCGCATCCGCGCCCAATCCTATCTTGATGCCTGCGGCGACGGTGCCGAAGCGATGTTCGGCGAGTGGTCGGAGGAATGGGGTCACGAAGCCGTCCAGACGGTGTTTGCCCGGCCCGGCCCAAAGCCCGACGCCATCTTCTGCGGCAGTGACGAGATCGCCCGCGGCGTCATCGATGCGCTGCGCGACCTCAATGTGGAGATTCCCACGGATGTCGCCGTGGTCGGGTTCGACAATTGGGAGGTCGTCGCACGGCAAACGCGCCCGCCGCTCAGCACCATCGACATGGAGTTGAAGGAACTGGGCCATCGCGCCGGCCTGGCAATCCTCAGCCTCTCCAAGGGTGAACCGGTCCCTGCCGGCATCACCAGATTGCCGTGTCGCCTGGTCGTGCGGCAGTCTTGCGGCAGTCCCCCTCAATCCGACTGA